Within Rhododendron vialii isolate Sample 1 chromosome 12a, ASM3025357v1, the genomic segment TTTACAGGAACAAGATCCCTTGTGGAAGTCCACTTACAACCATTTGCAAGGTAACAATTTGGGGCTCCTCTTcaacaaaatttgcattggtaGGATCAAGAAGTTCGACACATccgagttttttgttttctaatttcGTCATCTTTTCATGAAATTCAACAGGTTCTTTTAGCAGCTATACTCAACTCTTGCCTAGGCAGAAGTTCCAGCAACGCAATCGCGAGCACAGCCACAAGTCCTCCTCCTCCAACCCGAATCagcaaggaagaagaagaatcagaagatGAAGAACCAAATACCAAAGCCATTGAACCCGTTGCCTCCCCATCAAAAAGCCTCAAATTCCTCAACAGAGCAGTCGCCAAAAGGCCAGTCCTCAATGCATTACATTGCACGACGCAACAAGTAGAAGATGTCAAAATCGTCATAAAAATCCTCCCGATTTTCGCCTGCACGATCATGCTCAACTGCTGCCTTGCTCAGCTCTCCACATTCTCGGTCCAACAATCTGCCACCATGGACACCAGAGTCGGCTCCCTAACAGTCCCACCGGCGTCCCTTCCCATTTTCCCAATAGTCTTCATCATGATCCTTGCACCGGTCTATGACCATCTCATCATCCCATTCGCGCGTAAAGTAACCAAATCCGAAATGGGTATCTCTCATTTACAAAGAATAGGAGTCGGACTATTCCTATCAATTGTTGCAATGGCAATAGCAGCACTAGTTGAAATAAAGCGCAAGAGGGTGGCTACCGAAAACGGACTCCTTGATTCCCCCAACCCATTACCCATCTCATTCTTCTGGATTGCTTTTCAGTACTTGTTTCTGGGGTCGGCTGATCTTTTCACATTGGCCGGTTTGCTGGAGTTTTTCTTCACGGAGGCGCCCAGTAGGATGAGATCTCTCGCGACTTCTCTCTCCTGGGCGTCTCTGGCCGTGGGGTACTACCTTAGCACGGTGATTGTGTCAATTGTCAACAGTGTGACAGGGCATTCCAAGCACCAGCCGTGGCTTTCCGGTACGAACTTGAATCACTATCACCTAGAACGATTCTACTGGGTGATGTGTGTGCTGAGTGGATTGAACTTCTTGCACTACCTCTTCTGGGCCAACCGGTACAAGTATAGATCGAAAAGGTGAACTCGTAAAACAAGCAGTTGGATGATGGATGATTTCGGTGTCGATAAATATTTGCCAAAAAGAATTGCtgcatctttttttgttttggttcatTGCCTCCCAGAATCATATGGCATCTCATAATAGGTGGCTTATACAGATTGAGGACTTTGTTTTGTAATCATCATTTCCATTAGAATTGAACGGGATATCAAATGGTCTATGATCATATAGTATTTACTACGATATCTGTTCTTcgaaattttccattttacctccaaacttttttttttgttcgtgtgtTTTGTGTTCATATTACCTCCATCCTTGAGGTTGTAGAACTAATGTGTGGATTAGTTAAGTAGCATAGGCTGTAAATTTAGTTCTCTGatacctttttttcttttatcatcGCGAAATGCTTCATTCAAACACGTCCAACGGCACTTAAATTTCATCATAGATCCGAGCCTAACCAAGAAACCTGCACAGAAAAATTTTCAGATACGTAGTTTAATAGTAGTAACTTTTAGAAtccaaatttaccatgaaactatCTATATTACACAGCACAATCATTAGGCCCTCTTTGGAATTTTGGGAAGGAAAGAGAATAACAGAGAGAATGTAATAGGTACCTCAAAAAATCACAATCCAAACACCTGAAAGAAATTGATCACCGGCTCAGATCATAATAATATTGCTTGGAGGACTATCCTAAGGAACTCAGGGCGTCTAGGAGAGCTTATGTGCTTCTTGACTAATTCCTCAAAGATAGAAACCTAAGAAATTATTGGGCCATTGGCAATGGAGACGGCAACAATGGTTAATCAGTACGACCATTGGTTTGCAAACGAGGCTCATCATGTCAAAAAGAATAGAGAAGTGAGATTATTGAAGCCCCACTGGGCTCTTTCTCAAGGTTATGAATTATGATTCATATGGAATCCACCTTTTTAAGTGGACC encodes:
- the LOC131311759 gene encoding protein NRT1/ PTR FAMILY 4.6-like, with amino-acid sequence MEVENQVDTWEGYVDWRHKPAVRGRHGGMLAASFVLVVEVLENLAFLANASNLVLYMAEYMHFTPSNAANSVTNFMGTAFLLALLGGFLSDAFFISYLIYLISAVLELLGLVILTVQAQSPSLKPPPCNAETSTTPCQQVGGSKAAMLFIGLYTVALGVGGIKGSLPVHGAEQFDESTPQGRKQRSTFFNYFVFCLSCGGLIAVTFVVWIEDNKGWQWGFVLCTIAILVSIPIFLAGSCFYRNKIPCGSPLTTICKVLLAAILNSCLGRSSSNAIASTATSPPPPTRISKEEEESEDEEPNTKAIEPVASPSKSLKFLNRAVAKRPVLNALHCTTQQVEDVKIVIKILPIFACTIMLNCCLAQLSTFSVQQSATMDTRVGSLTVPPASLPIFPIVFIMILAPVYDHLIIPFARKVTKSEMGISHLQRIGVGLFLSIVAMAIAALVEIKRKRVATENGLLDSPNPLPISFFWIAFQYLFLGSADLFTLAGLLEFFFTEAPSRMRSLATSLSWASLAVGYYLSTVIVSIVNSVTGHSKHQPWLSGTNLNHYHLERFYWVMCVLSGLNFLHYLFWANRYKYRSKR